The following coding sequences are from one Bacteroidota bacterium window:
- a CDS encoding MMPL family transporter — translation MLRFFLRIYDYFQSRKYLFYVLTVFLFVALALVSSRIRLEEDISAILPEGEKTKEITDILRSSNVADKVIVKIISRREAEPEELIEVADSFERRLLDQFSGQIVSIKSRVSDETALQIYQSVYENLPIFLEEEDYQIIDSLTEPAQISRSLEQNYDLLTSASGMVLKQLIADDPLGISMPVLQRLKKMQVDDHYDLYDGHIMSKDKRSAYLFISLKSGMGETAKNEKLFAGFDRIISSTEKSGVEILYYGNPVVASGNAHQLKQDSILTLSITICCILAFTWFFFRRKRVPFIMMLPVLFGGLFSLAFITLFRGSISSIALGAGSIVLGIAVNYSLHFFTHFRHCGSVKQTIADLFSPITIGSFTTIGSFLSLTLLESRILNDFGWFAGLSLMGAALFSLIFLPQFITADKNTPSGSSYLYSIYLSTEGFVQKNAGLFSLAILLITIFFLQYASNVRFESDLNTVNYMSPKTKYAQKEIDLTQDENSKLVFIASTGKTTEQMLRNSEQLSQQLKNAKQKGLIYDYSTFSDFIPSRKMQEERIKRWNQYWTEARKQRVLEKIKLEAKQFKFQPTAFSNFDSLLIHEQHLNMGEEKLHVIKEAFGNEYLISEPDKEIGLSAVRVDKARRSTLYAQLAQDPANIILDKQIITNKLVNIIAGDFNRILLFTSSLVFISLLFTYGRLELTVITFLPMVITWIWILGIMGWLGLQFNLINIIISTFIFGLGDDFGIFMTDGLVQKYREGKEVLSSHKTSIFLSAVTILIGLGALIFAQHPALRSIAMISIIGIFCVVFIGQTLQPVLFNFVAQNRKISGRAPWTFITLALTAFSYTYFTFSALLLTIFGFALFYIVPFIPLKKKKLFFHYLIHASLKSLLYVMVNVKKRHINKESMDFSKPAVIIVNHTSVLDILVTVAQHPKLILLTNRWVYYSPVFGKVVQMADYLPTMEGVNPALDKFEKIVKEGYSIVIFPEGTRSVDGKIKRFHKGAFYLAEKLNLDIVPLVIHGGADSLRKGDFMIFNGQLTMKYLPRIKANDLSFGSNYIQRAKNITSYFRTEYRKLQVEIERPRWFRQRLAMNYIYKGLELEWQALKLAQREDLYATLNDVVPKAGMITELGCGYGLTTYMLHFLGVKRQIVGVDSDEERVRVAK, via the coding sequence ATGTTGCGCTTCTTTCTTCGTATTTATGATTACTTCCAGTCCAGGAAATATTTATTCTATGTCCTCACCGTATTTCTATTTGTTGCTCTTGCGTTAGTTTCTTCAAGAATCCGACTTGAAGAAGATATTTCGGCTATTCTTCCTGAAGGGGAAAAGACGAAAGAAATAACAGATATACTGCGGAGTTCTAACGTGGCAGATAAGGTGATTGTCAAAATAATTTCACGTCGGGAAGCGGAACCGGAGGAATTGATAGAAGTGGCAGATTCCTTTGAGCGTAGATTGCTGGATCAATTCTCTGGTCAGATAGTTTCCATCAAATCAAGGGTGAGCGACGAAACAGCACTACAGATATATCAGTCTGTTTATGAAAACCTGCCAATTTTTTTAGAAGAAGAGGACTACCAGATTATTGATTCGCTCACAGAACCAGCGCAAATCTCCCGTAGCTTGGAACAGAACTATGATCTCCTGACATCTGCCTCGGGAATGGTATTGAAACAATTGATAGCAGATGATCCTCTGGGGATTTCAATGCCAGTACTGCAAAGGCTCAAAAAAATGCAGGTGGACGATCATTATGATTTATATGATGGCCACATTATGTCAAAAGATAAGCGTAGTGCTTATCTTTTTATTTCCTTGAAAAGTGGGATGGGAGAAACGGCAAAAAATGAAAAGTTATTTGCAGGCTTTGATAGAATAATTTCTTCAACAGAAAAAAGTGGAGTTGAAATTCTCTATTACGGTAACCCTGTTGTGGCTTCTGGAAATGCGCATCAACTTAAACAGGATTCAATATTGACACTTTCAATTACCATCTGCTGTATTCTAGCATTTACTTGGTTCTTTTTTCGTCGAAAACGGGTTCCATTTATTATGATGTTGCCCGTTTTGTTTGGGGGATTGTTTTCGTTGGCTTTTATCACCCTATTTCGAGGAAGTATATCGAGCATTGCATTAGGGGCAGGTTCTATTGTTCTGGGTATCGCGGTAAATTATTCACTACACTTTTTTACTCATTTCAGGCATTGCGGTTCAGTGAAACAAACCATTGCCGATTTGTTTTCGCCAATTACTATTGGAAGCTTCACGACTATTGGATCCTTTCTGTCGCTTACTTTATTAGAGTCCAGAATACTGAATGATTTCGGTTGGTTTGCCGGATTAAGCCTGATGGGGGCTGCTCTTTTTTCACTAATCTTCTTACCACAATTTATTACAGCAGATAAAAATACTCCCTCCGGTTCAAGTTATTTATATTCCATTTACTTATCCACGGAAGGATTCGTTCAAAAGAATGCAGGTTTATTTTCACTAGCAATCTTATTGATCACCATCTTCTTTCTCCAATATGCCTCAAATGTCCGTTTTGAAAGTGACTTAAACACAGTCAACTACATGAGCCCAAAAACAAAATATGCTCAGAAGGAGATTGATTTGACACAGGATGAAAACTCAAAACTGGTTTTCATCGCCTCAACCGGAAAAACGACGGAGCAGATGCTGCGGAATAGTGAACAGTTAAGTCAGCAACTAAAAAATGCAAAACAGAAAGGCTTGATTTATGATTATTCTACGTTTTCGGACTTCATTCCTTCTAGAAAAATGCAAGAGGAGAGAATCAAACGATGGAATCAGTATTGGACAGAGGCCCGAAAGCAAAGAGTATTGGAAAAAATAAAATTGGAAGCCAAGCAATTTAAGTTTCAACCAACAGCCTTTTCTAATTTTGATTCTCTTTTAATTCATGAGCAACATTTGAATATGGGCGAAGAGAAGTTGCACGTGATAAAGGAAGCTTTTGGTAATGAATACCTAATCTCCGAACCTGATAAAGAAATAGGTTTGAGCGCTGTTCGTGTGGACAAGGCTCGACGTTCTACTCTTTATGCCCAATTAGCTCAGGACCCGGCAAATATTATCCTAGACAAGCAAATCATTACCAACAAATTGGTGAATATAATTGCAGGTGATTTTAATAGAATCTTGTTGTTTACTTCCTCATTGGTTTTTATCTCCTTGCTTTTTACTTATGGAAGATTGGAGCTAACGGTTATTACCTTTCTCCCCATGGTTATTACTTGGATATGGATACTTGGTATTATGGGCTGGTTGGGACTGCAGTTTAATTTGATTAACATCATTATTTCTACGTTCATTTTTGGTTTGGGCGACGATTTCGGAATTTTCATGACTGATGGGTTAGTACAAAAGTATCGGGAGGGGAAGGAGGTGTTGTCATCTCATAAAACCTCCATTTTTCTGTCCGCAGTAACGATTTTAATAGGACTGGGAGCACTGATATTTGCTCAACACCCCGCCCTTCGATCCATTGCGATGATTTCAATCATTGGAATATTTTGTGTAGTATTTATCGGGCAAACACTTCAGCCGGTACTTTTCAATTTTGTTGCGCAGAATCGTAAAATATCTGGTCGCGCACCCTGGACATTTATTACGCTGGCTTTAACTGCTTTTTCTTATACATATTTCACCTTTTCAGCCCTGCTCTTAACAATTTTCGGATTCGCTTTGTTTTATATCGTACCGTTTATTCCTTTGAAGAAAAAGAAACTTTTCTTCCATTATTTAATCCACGCTTCGCTGAAATCGCTGCTATATGTTATGGTAAACGTGAAAAAACGCCATATAAATAAGGAAAGCATGGATTTTTCGAAACCGGCTGTCATTATTGTCAATCACACCTCGGTACTTGATATTCTAGTGACAGTAGCGCAACATCCTAAACTAATTTTGCTTACTAACCGTTGGGTGTATTATTCGCCTGTATTTGGTAAAGTAGTTCAAATGGCTGATTATCTTCCCACTATGGAGGGAGTAAACCCCGCTTTAGATAAATTTGAAAAGATAGTGAAGGAAGGATACTCAATAGTAATCTTTCCTGAAGGAACCCGTTCAGTTGATGGCAAGATCAAACGTTTTCACAAAGGGGCGTTTTATTTGGCGGAGAAGCTGAACTTAGATATTGTTCCTTTAGTTATTCACGGCGGAGCTGATAGTCTTCGGAAGGGAGACTTTATGATTTTCAATGGTCAACTAACTATGAAATATCTTCCGCGGATCAAAGCAAATGATTTAAGCTTTGGAAGCAATTATATTCAGCGGGCTAAAAATATCACCTCTTATTTCAGAACTGAATACCGTAAACTACAGGTTGAAATTGAAAGGCCCCGATGGTTTCGGCAACGGTTGGCTATGAACTATATTTATAAAGGCCTCGAACTCGAGTGGCAGGCGTTGAAACTCGCTCAACGAGAAGACCTATATGCTACTCTTAACGATGTAGTGCCGAAAGCAGGAATGATTACTGAATTGGGTTGTGGTTATGGATTAACTACGTACATGTTACATTTTCTTGGGGTTAAAAGACAAATCGTTGGAGTTGATTCGGATGAAGAGAGGGTAAGGGTGGCAAAATAA